In Anopheles bellator chromosome 2, idAnoBellAS_SP24_06.2, whole genome shotgun sequence, the genomic stretch CGAAGTCGATCCAGCACTGGCTCTGCTGTCCGACTACGTGTTGCACCAGAACAGCACGATGCGAATCGGAGCTATCCTCGGGCTGGGTTTGGCGTATGCCGGCTCAAACCGACTGGTGGTGCTGGAACTGATTGGTTCGGTGTTTAGCCCGGAACGGCGCACGGGTTCAACGATGGAGGTTATGGGCATTGCGGCCCTTGCGCTCGGAATGATCGCCGTTGGATCGTGCAACAGTGAAGTGACGCAAGTGTTGCTGCAGGTCATCATGGATCGAAGTGAGGCGGATCTGAAGGACACTTACGCTCGCTTTCTTCCCCTTGGTCTCGGACTGGTGTACCTCGGTCGGCAGGAGGCCGGTGAGGCGATTACGGCCGCCCTGGAGGTTGTAGCGGAACCTTTCcgttcgatggccaccacGATGGTGGAAATCTGTGCGTATGCCGGCACTGGCAACGTGCTGAAgatccagcagctgctgcacctTTGCTCGGAGCACTACGAACCGGCTTCCACGTCCGGGGAAGAACCCGCCTCGAAGAAAGACCCGAAAGAATCATCAGCAAAAGAGAAGGAGGACAAGGAGAAGGATCTATCCGGATGTCAGGCAGTGGCCGTGCTTGGTATTGCGCTGATTGCGATGGGTGAAGAAATCGGAGCCGAGATGGCGTTCCGATCGTTTGGTAATCTGCTGCGCTACTGCGAACCCTGCATTCGCCGTGCCGTTCCCCTGGCGCTGGGATTGATTTCCGTGTCGAACCCGAAACTCAATATCCTAGATACGTTGAGCAAATTCTCGCACGACAGTGATGCCGAGGTGGCACATAATGCCATCTTCGCTATGGGGCTGGTCGGAGCCGGAACGAACAATGCTCGCCTCGCGTCGATGCTCCGTCAGCTGGCCCAATACCACGCAAAGGATCCCAACAATCTGTTTATGGTGCGCATCGCACAAGGACTGACCCATCTCGGTAAGGGCACGTTCACGATCAGCCCCTACCACAGCGATCGCCAGCTGATGAGCCCGGTAGCAGTGGCCGGCCTGATGGCAGCTCTCGTTTCTTTCCTGGACGTTAAAAACAGTAAGTAGACGCTTCTCTGGTgatttgattcatttttcgTATCTAATTAATGTCTTTTTTTCAGTTATTCTCGGAAAGTCGCACTATTTGTTGTACACGCTAACGACTGCAATGCAACCGCGCATGCTGATTACCTTCACCGAAGATCTAAATTCATGCCCCGTACCCGTCCGTGTCGGAATGGTTCGTACGCTTAAATGATAACGTTTTACCTGACCACGTGATACAAATATAAGTTTGCTCTCATTCCTTTTCGCACAGGCCGTCGACGTAGTGGGACAAGCGGGTAAACCGAAAACCATCACCGGATTCCAGACGCACACCACACCCGTGCTGTTGGCGATGGGCGAACGGGCCGAATTGGCTACCGAGGAGTACATTTCACTCACCCCTATCATGGAAGGATTCTGCATTTTGCGAAAAAATCCCAACTACGTTCCGTAAGCCCCCTTGGCCCGGTATTAGACACCTGTTTCGTTCCGCTTTGGGCACCCGAAAACACGCTCGCGTGGGAAATAACATACAAACCTACGATTACGAAGTTGTGAGTTTATTGCTTGCTGGACTGGCGCACGCTATGTCATCTACTTACACTTAAGaaacgtaaataaataataattttgcGAAACAATAGTTTGGCGAGTTTAAGAGGtcgttcgtttctttcctCTACCAGTGCTGCTTCCTCCACGACTCGAACTGCTCGCACTGCCGCCGGTAGGTTTCTGCTTTCGTTCGAGCGACATTTGTTTCAGCTTCTGCGATAGACGGGTTTGAGCTTTCTGCTTATCTTCTTTTTCTCGGCGCGCCTTTCCCGTGATAGGATGGAGGAACTCTTCGCGCTCCTTTCGCTTAACTGCTTCGCCGCAACCGTGTATTTCCGGCAAGCTGTGCTTGAAACAGAACCGCTCCCGGCAGTAAATGCAGTCCGTCCCGACGAGATTCGTCTTTTGTTTGCATCCCTTGAAGTCGCACGTTTGATCAACGGTTTTCACTGCCGCCAAGACCGTGTTGAGGTTTTTTTCTACCACATCCGTGTCGATCGGGGCCAGCAACTCGGACGCTTTGGTAACGACTTTCGGATC encodes the following:
- the LOC131212882 gene encoding 26S proteasome non-ATPase regulatory subunit 2 isoform X1 — translated: MSTNEKIEEPVLKTKGKDKDEEKTELSDEDKQLQDELNMLVERLQEADAELYRPSLESMANLIRASTTSMTSVPKPLKFMRQHYETMKEIHKKMTAKLKDVDTLKLCAEIISVLAMTMGTGKECLVYRLLSDNSTENIGEWGHEYVRHLSGEIASNWPESTDNLFKNRLIELIHQIIPYNMAHNAEAEACDLLMEIERLDLLENYVDESAYPRVCLYLQSCVPYVAEPENVSLLKCALNLSRKFKQHTQAMRLAMMINDTELIKEIFMSCGDVAMQKQLAFMLGRQQIFLELPEGSNDYDDLVEIMSNSHLNHHFLNLARELDIMEPKTPEDVYKSHLDNSRAPFGSQIDSARQNLAASFVNGFVNAGFGQDKLLMEDGNKWLYKNKEHGMLSATASLGLILLWDVDGGLTPIDKYLYSNEDYIKSGALLACGIVNCGVRNEVDPALALLSDYVLHQNSTMRIGAILGLGLAYAGSNRLVVLELIGSVFSPERRTGSTMEVMGIAALALGMIAVGSCNSEVTQVLLQVIMDRSEADLKDTYARFLPLGLGLVYLGRQEAGEAITAALEVVAEPFRSMATTMVEICAYAGTGNVLKIQQLLHLCSEHYEPASTSGEEPASKKDPKESSAKEKEDKEKDLSGCQAVAVLGIALIAMGEEIGAEMAFRSFGNLLRYCEPCIRRAVPLALGLISVSNPKLNILDTLSKFSHDSDAEVAHNAIFAMGLVGAGTNNARLASMLRQLAQYHAKDPNNLFMVRIAQGLTHLGKGTFTISPYHSDRQLMSPVAVAGLMAALVSFLDVKNIILGKSHYLLYTLTTAMQPRMLITFTEDLNSCPVPVRVGMAVDVVGQAGKPKTITGFQTHTTPVLLAMGERAELATEEYISLTPIMEGFCILRKNPNYVP
- the LOC131212882 gene encoding 26S proteasome non-ATPase regulatory subunit 2 isoform X2; this encodes MLVERLQEADAELYRPSLESMANLIRASTTSMTSVPKPLKFMRQHYETMKEIHKKMTAKLKDVDTLKLCAEIISVLAMTMGTGKECLVYRLLSDNSTENIGEWGHEYVRHLSGEIASNWPESTDNLFKNRLIELIHQIIPYNMAHNAEAEACDLLMEIERLDLLENYVDESAYPRVCLYLQSCVPYVAEPENVSLLKCALNLSRKFKQHTQAMRLAMMINDTELIKEIFMSCGDVAMQKQLAFMLGRQQIFLELPEGSNDYDDLVEIMSNSHLNHHFLNLARELDIMEPKTPEDVYKSHLDNSRAPFGSQIDSARQNLAASFVNGFVNAGFGQDKLLMEDGNKWLYKNKEHGMLSATASLGLILLWDVDGGLTPIDKYLYSNEDYIKSGALLACGIVNCGVRNEVDPALALLSDYVLHQNSTMRIGAILGLGLAYAGSNRLVVLELIGSVFSPERRTGSTMEVMGIAALALGMIAVGSCNSEVTQVLLQVIMDRSEADLKDTYARFLPLGLGLVYLGRQEAGEAITAALEVVAEPFRSMATTMVEICAYAGTGNVLKIQQLLHLCSEHYEPASTSGEEPASKKDPKESSAKEKEDKEKDLSGCQAVAVLGIALIAMGEEIGAEMAFRSFGNLLRYCEPCIRRAVPLALGLISVSNPKLNILDTLSKFSHDSDAEVAHNAIFAMGLVGAGTNNARLASMLRQLAQYHAKDPNNLFMVRIAQGLTHLGKGTFTISPYHSDRQLMSPVAVAGLMAALVSFLDVKNIILGKSHYLLYTLTTAMQPRMLITFTEDLNSCPVPVRVGMAVDVVGQAGKPKTITGFQTHTTPVLLAMGERAELATEEYISLTPIMEGFCILRKNPNYVP
- the LOC131212884 gene encoding DNA-binding protein SMUBP-2 yields the protein MSDKGKANPERVASDTLEAPEVHAPALMLNTDPKVVTKASELLAPIDTDVVEKNLNTVLAAVKTVDQTCDFKGCKQKTNLVGTDCIYCRERFCFKHSLPEIHGCGEAVKRKEREEFLHPITGKARREKEDKQKAQTRLSQKLKQMSLERKQKPTGGSASSSSRGGSSTGRGKKRTTS